The DNA segment GTTCACGCCCGGCGAGCTGCTCAAGATCGCGCTCGCCGCGTGCAGCGGAATGGCCAGCGACCAGCCGCTCGCGCGTCGGCTCGGCGACGACTACCGGGCGGTGGTGAAGGTGTCCGGCGCCGCCGACCGGGACCGGGAGCGCTATCCGCTGCTCGAGGAGTCCCTCGAGCTGGACCTGGCCGGATTGTCCGCAGACGAAAAGGAGCGGCTGCTGATGGTCGTCCACCGGGCCGTCGACCAGGTGTGCACGGTGGGGCGCACCCTGCGCTCGGGTACCACCGTCAACTTCGAGGTGGTCGATGTCGGATCCTGACATGCGGCTGACCGCCTGGGTGCACGGGTGGGTGCAGGGAGTCGGTTTCCGCTGGTGGACTCGATGTCGCGCGTTG comes from the Mycobacterium shinjukuense genome and includes:
- a CDS encoding OsmC family protein, giving the protein MTQLWVERTGSRRYTGYSTRGARVLVGSEEVDGVFTPGELLKIALAACSGMASDQPLARRLGDDYRAVVKVSGAADRDRERYPLLEESLELDLAGLSADEKERLLMVVHRAVDQVCTVGRTLRSGTTVNFEVVDVGS